The Panicum hallii strain FIL2 chromosome 5, PHallii_v3.1, whole genome shotgun sequence genome contains the following window.
GCTCCTCCCTATCCCGACCAGGGCATAGAAATGCCtaaagatggtggtgcagggacaaacccccatgaacatctccatgaagtgggcgaagatgGCCACGACGaggatggagtggggggtgaggtgctaGAGCTGGAGGCTGAACTCcttcaggagcaggaggaagaaggaggagattggtGGCACCAGCCCGCAGGTGATGTACGAATTGAAGAGGAAGAACTCCCCCATGACCAGGTCATTGAGGGAGCTTGAGCCTGCCCAGATCTTCCTGGAGAGCTCCGGCGTGGTCCACCCTAGGAGGCGGCGCACCGTGTCAAGCTAGCCTGGGCGCTGAAAGCGGCGGGGATGACGAAGCGAAGACATGGCGGTGGTTGCTACAATTGCGGGGGGTGGATCGCAAGGAGGGGGAAAGGGAAGAAATGCCAGGCGCAAAAAGCATATCGCAAATGTGCGagtggagacgaaggggcgctgtGGCGTCTGGAGAAGGCAAGTATGAAAAGATAGCTGATCTTTGCGGCGCATGCCTTTAAGTAAAGCTGCTCCCCCTTTAAAATCCACGGCGACCAAGGAGAAGTCGAGGAGTCACTCGCACCAGGCCCTCACCTCACACACTCTATGATGGGTGGGCCCGGGCCTGCTGGTCAAAGGTGTGGTCGCTGGAGGCGGGGGAAAAAagtggaatccgaaccgccagtGTCGCGGGACGGGCTTGAATAAGACAAGAAGCTGAACCGTCTGGCGCGCAGAACGCGGACGGAGGACgacccctcggggatcccgttGGAGGGGAATTGTCCTTCTTGCCCCTTCACGACGGGCGCCGGCCGTCCACCCGGCGCAACGCTGGGATATGggcccacctgcgggttcgttcctcacccgaggtgggcccgggggtctctatcggtacatacggacaggggtacctcctgcttgGGTGTCCAGCACCGGTGTGTGCGCCAAGTGAATCGTGGTGGATGCACTCCACCACATGTTCGGCCGCCTTTCCtcgatcatcgccaaggagcGGCTCAATGGCCAGAAGGCTGTGGTGGTCCGCTACGAGGAGATCTGCATGTCCGTGGGCCTTTTCCGCTAGAGAGTTGTCTGACAGAGTGTCGAACCAGATGGGCGTGAGGTTATCCGTGACCGCGCCCTCGGCCCGGGCCTGATAGCTGGGGACATGGTCTCCGGGCCTCCCCCCATGCTCTtacaggtccggcgcctccacgcaCCCCTCGGAGACAGGGTGCTCAGGAatggcctccacaggcccgAACCCCCGCGGggtggtccggtgccgccacgtgtggaagccggaccccctgggggccTGTACACCTgggccggcctcgggggcccggtcctcccttccctccggggaggaggtccggtgccgccacgtgcccctgaggaagcggTTGCTAAGCCAGGCttgccacgtgtccggtggcagccagccttcCGTGGGACACCAGCCCAACCAccacattaaatgcgggtaggtggggtgCGTGTGCCCGGGTCAAGGTGTGGGCTGTCCACTGACACGTTGGgaaggtatgctgacaccatggTAAGCCCACATGttaccaaggcggcgcgtcacatCACTGTACTCTGTGTGCGGGCAGGCGGCGTGCTGTCACATCACAGCGTCGCGCACATGAGCAAGAGGTAATTATGGTCTGTTGTGCGAGCGCTGAGGTGTGCGCTGCCACAGTGagcgcggaggcgacggcgcggtgggtcaacatagccccttcgcctgtcagcgggaatcgacccaacagtgacagcatgtcttccactgtgcatgtcactgACAACAGGCAatgtgccggtaaggcggcacatgaccataccctggttgtagatacgcacatcaacttctcgatcaaggactacaggaaggagctAGAGTGTAAGATCTCTGAATCTGTCGCATTATAGGCTCCAACCTGTACATTATTTAATGTATCATCGGGCCTACCTTTTGGGGCCCCACTCAATGTATGGACTCCCCTTAGTCtgtaaaagggagagtgcgccCGTTAGAACACAAGGCTCCCAAAGGCTCTTTTTAGGCTCCCTAAAGCTTAGGTTCACTCAGGATCTGCCAAGTCCTAGGAAGGCAATACATcacacaagtggacgtagggttttatgctccggcggcccgaaccactctaaatccccgTGTCTTTTCCACGTTCTCCACCCTTTGATCAAGCGTTCCTAGGCTTCCTCCAAActcatccttaactaggattaggcgggtgcattccgccacccggctagagatttcctccgacaaaattacttaaccctaaagccgtATTTGTAAGCCTTCATTTGCATAATCTTTGGTTATTAATTAAtttgcgtaagtcttgcgagtatctttgtactcatgttgctttgttAACTAAGTTACAGGTGAGCCGGAGGTtgtgtttggccacttctaTCCCGCCGACCCCGGTGCGGGCGAGGAGTAGGTCGATACGGCCTAGATGGTGTCCTTGAGTAAGACCCCATCAATTTATCGTTAATTAGTTATCTGCTGCGAACTCGTTAttttggggatgacatgttcaACTTTTAACTTGATAAACTATATCCCTTCCTAATGTTAAGTAGTGGGCCCGAGATTTGTACTTTGTTGTTGAACTTTAAATTTCGGATTTGAACCTATCCCTTGTTGAacttataatgtttagtgtaatTTTTATTGCTTGAAATTTGCTCTTTGTGGTCCATCGGTGATATATGAGATTGTAACggtatgtgtatatgcatggtcatgggcatatggtggagcacatactgggactaccggatttgacATTATTTTGACGAATGATGAGTTGGTCATTTATAacttagatgtgggttaacacgtgGCCCGCTCTTAGCGCGAGCGTGTGTTAGCTCTTATCTCAATGTTAATGACCGGCGGTTCGTTCaaaatgatgttaaattgggcggttctcacaaaCTAGTGATTACTTTTTGCCACGGCCGAGTTTAAATATTCTGGCTAATTGAAGAGCTGCACGAAAAAGATGTTGGTTTATTTGATTATAAGCATTGAGTAATGCTCGGAGTATTGTGGTTATATTACATTGGAAAATTTTTTTAACCAAGCCGATACATGGGGCATGATTGTTAATTGGAACATGCATGCACAACTATACTATCAGCTAATTGTTTTTGACGGCGCTGTTCACGGATCGGATGTCCCCATCGGCCACTAGTGCTGTAGTTGAGCCGATAGGAGGGCACAAGTATTGTGTCGACCACTAGTGTTTATTCTTGGAACTTTTGAGACAACGTAGACACGTTGGCCGATCCTTTGCTCAGTATGAGGAAGCATCGGCCGAAAACACATTGAGCCGAGGGTTTGCTGCGGGGCTGCATCATCTTAGCCATGCGTGACACCTTCGTTGCCCACTTCGGCTTCGCGCCCGGTAACATCACCATATTCGCCAACAACGACGCGGCTCTTCGCCATCCTCTGCCGTGGTTCCACCGGCACCAACATCAAGCGCGTGCTAGCCAAGCCGTACGCTGCCGTCGCTGATCACCTCCTCACGCTCTACGGCATCGACGCCAGCGCCAAGCTCGGCCACCACGACAAACGCGCTGAGTCCCGACGATGGTCTCATGCTGAGCGGGTGCCGGACGGGCGAGATATCTGTGGCCATCGGTGGACGCCATGGAAGAAGACAACGATGCCATGCTGATCGGCCGGAGGTGACACGACGCAGCTATGATGGTACCATACCGTTATCCGACCCACGCATGCCGTGTTGAGACTACAGGCAGATGCAATATTAAATTTTGCATGAAATAAATCATAATGAATATAGAAACTAGCATGCATAAATCTAACATACTAAACAGAAAAAATAGTATAGTCAGGAACTCAGCATACATAACATACTAGACAGCAAAAACAGTATAGCCAGGAACTCAGCATACATGCTTAAGAAACATATCAGATCACAGAACACGTACTGAGGCTTGGCCGGAGGGTTGACGACGACGAACCGCCGCTGCTGGAGACGACAAAGGCGGTTTGGCCCATGAGGTGACGGAGTTGGGTGGAAGACGCGTCGTGATGAAGATCTTGAGCAGTCGCGCAAAAGCTCTTCCCAAAAACTTTATTCGCtctctcccggtgcaggatccTAAAGGCGAAGAGTTCCGAAGACCTACTCTCCTGTTCGCCGGTGCTCGGGATGGAGAAGGCTACGGTAGCGACGCAACAATGAGAAGAAGCAAACACCCTATGTTTTGGTGTGTCTTTGGTGGAGGCCGatgagtcatatatatatatatggaagTGAAACCGATCTCGCATCGTGATCAAGATCTAAACTGATTAGATTTAGGATTTAGACTTCCATATCTCGTAGACTTACGGACCAAATCACCAAAAATTAAAATTGCAAAAGGAAGCTGCGCGCCCTTGCAAGGCGTGAGGCCAGATTTCAGCGGACCATTCACGCAGCCTAGCCCCACCCAGCGaggcgtggcgtggcgtgccgtgcgcgcacgtGTGATGTTTATCTTCCCTCCCCCATCATATAACTTGAAGGGGTGGAAATAACCTCCATATTTATATTGGTCATCCCACTCCTCCACTAGAAAGGTGGGACTAAACTTGAACCATTTCCTCTTTCACACATAAATCTTTAAGATTTATTAGAATTTCTAAATTTATTAACGGGCCAAAGCCCTAAAATTCCGCCGACGGCCAGCATCGTTGTAGAAAAATGACGCGCTCCTCGACAAACAAGCAAAAAGCTAAACTGATGCCCTCCAGCATGCAAGCAAGAAGATTCATAAGGCCATGCATGTACGTATACGTGGACTACCTAGAGATAACCAGGAGGCTAGCAAGAAGATGTCGGCTATACAGAATCCTCGTCATTGCGAAGAACCGGCAGCCGATAAATATTTTATATTGCATTGATTGCAGCAACTACAGCGGCTGCCGGCTCGCCAATGGCTTCCTTATCGATGGGTCCTGAATTTTTCACCAACGATGACCGACAGAGAGTCGACGGCAGAAATAACAGACAAATACAGTCTGACTTAATTGTTTCTGAGCCGATGCCGATACTCTAGTTACAGTTCAGGCTCTCGTTTTGGAGGAGCCAATCGTGCAGAAGTCGGCTAGCAGGAATTATCTCACACACTATGAAGCCGTCGGGGGTACATACGTTGCGGATATCCAGGCGATGCTGCATGGGAGGAAGTATATATCACGTACGCAGAAGAGGCATCGGCCTGTGGAAATAAAAGGAGCCGATGGTCCTATTATGGTGCAGCCGACAGTCAGCTGATAGTTAAATTATAATACAACCGATGGTCCAGTTCTGGCATTAGCCGATGGGAACGGTATGGTAACTAAAACCAAAATATTAAGTCGATAGACCTCGTACGTGATGATCAGATTCCATCGGATATAAACAATTCGAAGCATGAAGAATTCATACTTCGAACTGTGGGACCTATGGGTTGCACTACAGGAAAATagactattttcgtcggccaaaagccgacgaaaataggccaaaTACCGATGAAAAtatctattttcgtcggccccccgacgaaaataggccgacgaaataaagtTGACGAAAATaggattattttcgtcggcagccgacgaaaataacagtattttcgtcggctaatacggccgacgaaaatatgttcACATTTTCGTCAGCCtaagtggccgacgaaaatacgtccagtattttcgtcggctttaatggccgacgaaaatacttgtcgtattttcgtcggtcattatggccgacgaaaataatcggATGCCTGCTAAAAAAAAGGAGGAATCTTCTTCATATAGCTCCAGTAATCATTGTTTAGACATGCACTGTTTACTATTTCTGTGTAAGTAATCATTTCACGTGTATGCACCTGTGTAAGTAATCATGAGCTTCACCAAGTCTGTCAGTAATAGGCTCCTGCAGAATGATTCAAAGTTATCATGCGAAATTGTTAACAAAACTCTTATATAAAGGAACTTTTTAAAGGCCTCCTTATTGCTGCCAGATAAGTATATCATAACTAAACAAAGCGAATCAAGTTACAGTCAAGAAGTATATTCACCTTGTAGAGTGACTGTATCAGAACTTTCTCATCGAAACACCAGCTGCTGGTTCGCCTCACTGAAAGAATTGAGTTGAAGAAAAAGTACAGAACTGTGAGATACTTCTGAGTCATAGGGTTTTCTAGTTCTATTCTTACACCTAATTGCATGTATGCCAAAAGTAACCAGCATGTCTAACAGTAGATGCAATCCCGTTCAAGAAACCACATAGAGAATATGACACATGGCATTTATATGTCATAACTAGTATCGACATATGTACATATTTTACCAGAAAAGCAGATGCCGAGCAGTCTCAAACTGGTGGAGACTAAGTGTGATCTAGGAGCTGTCTACATTAAACTCTGCGCATATGTGACATCAAAATAACTAAACAGAAAAAAGGAGATAGATGACCAAAAAAATTCACCTGAATGTCCTGAACATTGTGAGGCAAGATCGCTCATGTCGGATGATACAGAGGCGTTTTTCCTAAGTGAAGGCATACTGGTAGAACCATCAGAGCCTCTGAAGAAAACAATGGATGAGTAACATGACAAAAGCTATCACCATTTATTCAGGTTTGGTAAACAACAAAGCAAAGTATATTACCTTGCTCTTAAATCCATGTTGCTTGTCTGCCGACGCAACGGTTCTGCACAATAGAATCAGAACAAATCAGAATCTACAAAATTTGGGCACCATTGCTTGACAAAGAATAAATTCATTTGAAGTATTGGAAATATAACAGGCCAAAAGGGGGTGATAAGATCCAATTGCACATACTTGATGTTTTAATCTAAAGTTGCATGCTTGATAAACGTTAAAATATATCCTTAATAAATAAAACAAAGGGAATCTGCAATGCTCACATACCTCTAGACTCATCCTTCTTAGGAAATGTTATAAATGATCCAATGAGACCAGACATCTTCCCGAACGTGGTCTCAGCTACTGACTGATTACGGAGCTGCAGAAGCAAGTCAAACAACAAACCCATCATTAGTGGTTGACTCAAATAACTTACTGTACTAGAGTCGCTGGATCTCTTTTCTTAAACAAAAACAAAGAGATGTAGCAAGTGCTTTTCTGAAGGCAAAATAGTGTTCTCATGATGTATCATGTACTATGCTTATTCGTTTGAATAAACAACAGCAGGCATAGGCGCTCGATCAGGAACTGTGTCGTTAGAAACAGAGGAGATGAATCAGCATTATTTTATCAAATCCCTGGAACTGTGACTCACCATGACTTTACTGGAGCCCCCGTATTTGCTTTGGATCTGCATAAACATTCAGCAGTACAGAGGTGAGAACACAGCATGGCAACTACAAGTCAAAATTACAGCGGTGCGGGGGCCGTgcacccgaggcggcggccgcgcgggcgcgaggcggcggcggcgcgggggccgtgcgcccgaggcggcggccgcgggggccgagccgcgcggggCCGTGGGGCCGCGcgggcgcgaggcggcggggggccgcgcgggggggCGGCGTGGAGccgcgcgaggcggcggcggggccgagccgcgcgcggcagaggggcgtggggggcgcgcggggcgggggcggcggcggcggcggggccgggccgcgcggggccgcggggcggcggcaggggggcTGCAGGGgacgcggcggtggcggcggggccgcggcggcggcggcgggcggcggagcgctgggacgggggcggtggcggcggggcgcgggggcggggggctCAGCTCGGGCGCGGGGATGTGCTGTGCGGGACTAGAAACATCCGAACCCTATCGTGTTAATTAGGGTtgatttattttcgtcggccaggtcTAGGCCGACGAGAATAGGAATTTTTTTCGTCGGCCGAGacttggccgacgaaaatagaaaTTTTTTTTCGTCGGTCAACActcggccgacgaaaatagaaaTTTTTTTTCGTCGGTCGGgacctggccgacgaaaatatgggACTGTTTTCGTCGGTCTGAacaggccgacgaaaacaaATGATAATTTCGACGGCTTttgttggccgacgaaataagtgagttattttcgtcggccttttttttggccgacgaaattatatacggccgacgaaaataagcgGTTTTCGTGTAGTGTTGACACCAAAAGCTTGCTGGTTATTGCACCAAGTCTTGGTGTCAACAGACTGATTTGTTGTTACCACTGCTAGTGGATTCATCGGCTCAGAGTGAGATTCAAGGCATCAAAGCCCATGGGGCTCTTTAATGTCAAATAGAGTTGATGCAGCCTTCAGTATTGCAATCAGATCTCTCAAGAGATGAGTCTCAGACCTCAACGAATTAATTTCGAAGCATGAAGTATTCATACTCCAAAATTGGGAGCCTATGTTGACACCGGATTTTGTCCAACAACATCTAATTAATTCAGAGTAAGGAAAGACCGTTGGCTACCGATCCATGCAAGGCGTGCAGAATTATTTTGATGCATGGCGATTAGAGTTAATTAGCTGGAGTTCACGTGTGGAGTAACAAACTAACACGTGTGGAGTAACAAACTAAGAAGATTTGCTCTGACTTGCATGCGCATATGTAGTCACAAGTAAGGAACATAAAGGAGAACGACTAGCACTCTGACAGGATTATTTTATTGTTGATGATGAAGTCAAGTCAAATGATGAATAGAATCTGCCGTTGCATGTCGATCCATGTCCTAATCGGCTCTAGCCATATAATTATGTGATTAGTGTACATGGAATAGAGCAAGGAAAGGAAGCCAATGATGCAGCAGTTCGGATCAGACACGGACAGGATAGAGGAAGCTTGATTAGCAAGGACTCTGCAAATGAGAAATTAAAGTCCATATATcttaatattttattttttatatttattGTTAGGCAAATTTTGTAAGGATAGATATGGTAGCTTATCAGGAGTCATTAGCCCAGGGTATAAATAGGTACCCCGGCCCTTGTAATCATCTctcaatcaatacaacacaatTTATATTTTCAATTTAACTTTCGGCTTCACGCAATTACTTTGCCTTAGGAGTAGGATGTAATGTAGTTCTTGATGAGTTCTTCGGCAAACGGGGCTGCATCGCTTCGATCTCCAGTTCGCCACAATCTTCATCAATCAGGTGCTCTAGACTTTAAACACCGGGAGCATCGCTATGATTTCGTCTAGTTTGCCTAGTTATCGAATATCATAGATCTTTGACTTATGCCGCATCGCTTCTGTCTCAATCTATTGTATTCACAGTTATGCAGCTTAGATCAAGCTCTTTATCAGCGGTTCATCAATCTATATTATTTAATCTATTacatagccgattggatctaaTCTAAGTGTTGTTTTGCTCAGCTTTATTAAGGATGTGCTTTAGTGATCTTAATACTGCTCTGCACTTGCATCGGCTGATCTagatgatagcatgttcacccgCACCTGCTGACCTAGCCGATAGCTTATCTGCTTGTATTGGACTTCTAGCCGATACACTCGTCGGAACAGTTCGGAAATCCAGACGATACATTCCAGAATTCAACAGTTTATCATCCCTTGTCAATTTAcaggtcaaattgactggcTTGCCTTGCACCTACGTGAAGCTACTTGGAGCCTGTGCCGGAGTAAAGCAAACTTCCAGGTTCTCATGTGGGGTCATGCAGGGAGCCGATCGCCGGTTTTTTGCGTCAACAATTGGTTTAGACATGACCTCTCCCCTACATCTCGACATCGCTGCTGGAGGTTTGTTCGCACACAAATGTCCGATAGAAGGAAAGGAAATTCTAGATCACATCCTAAGAAACTCTTCCTTCCTCACCAATCTTAACGAACCCCACCATGAATCCGAGTCGATCCATGAGAAACACTTAGCAGCCGAATCCAATCCTATACCATCCACATCCCAAGGTTCGTCTGTTGAGTCCTCTCCAGAACTATGAACAccgaaggaagaagaaattcaaccttcagagttttctttcctaCTCGAGGATGATCCTTATGAAAACCTTAGAAACACCATGATTTACCTCTGTGAGAGGAGACCTACGGCACCCCCTTCGTCTCCCAACAAAGCTTTTCTCAAGAAGGCCATGAAGGAGGAATGGTCGGAGGAAGTGAGACGCTCTTCCGAAGCAATTCAAATCAGCTAACCTTCCACGACCATCTGTTGTTCTTTGAGAGGAACTGCCGTAGAAGCCCTTCACGATCCCACTGCCGAGGCCTGTATCATGTCTGAATTCCTCAGGGACACCATTTTAGGGAACATGCCTCAAGTCCCGACCGACAAACTTCTCAAGAGTCCCTCTGGGCTCATCTTTGAATGTCAGGGGATTGCAAGGGCAGTGCCAATCGAGATAGATGAAATCAAGGTTCAGCTAGACTTCCACATCTATCATATCCTCGATTTTGATCTTCTCATAGACTACCCACTCGAAAAACTCATCCAAGAAGGAGCATCTCAAGGGAGCCTCAAAGATGACCCTAGGAAAAGTGCTTTCGCCACCTCTACCTATAGCAAAGAAACTCCAATGGCGAAGCCTCATCCTAAGTCCAAACCACTCGAGGAGGTGATGTATGAGTCATCGTTCATTTCATCCAAACCTCTTTCTCATCTCTACAAAACCGAACGACCTTCATCACCCTCAATTGAGTTTAAGCCTTGTCCCTTGGGCCTGATCTTTC
Protein-coding sequences here:
- the LOC112895092 gene encoding uncharacterized protein LOC112895092, which gives rise to MFMQIQSKYGGSSKVMLRNQSVAETTFGKMSGLIGSFITFPKKDESREPLRRQTSNMDLRARGSDGSTSMPSLRKNASVSSDMSDLASQCSGHSVRRTSSWCFDEKVLIQSLYKEPITDRLGEAHDYLHRCIHVK